A window of Bacillota bacterium contains these coding sequences:
- a CDS encoding sugar phosphate isomerase/epimerase: MPIKGFGINADAARLDNNLDTLARDLEYFAGLGFEYVEIPVHGVGAMIGGRLLPPRVEEICRLLARFPVRYTVHAPNPLNLMDIENLFWQKQAFKESLEFAAAIGSEVLVYHSGRYVPEETFHLPGGRQNLSPEVRDEMQRQEREALLDLAERAKQLGITIAMENARPYLDGSPYCYAEHLSLLVEQVKAIGHPQVGITLDVGHAYLSARHYGFDFLGAVALAAPYVRHVHLHDNFGRISGSLEKKQAELMAAGRGDLHLPIGLGEIPVADVLALLRDYSGVIIHEIRPRYREWAGTALERGRQLVACCY, from the coding sequence ATGCCCATCAAAGGATTTGGTATCAACGCCGATGCTGCCCGGCTGGATAACAATTTGGACACCCTGGCCCGGGATTTAGAGTATTTTGCCGGGCTCGGTTTTGAGTATGTGGAAATTCCTGTGCACGGAGTGGGGGCCATGATAGGGGGACGGCTGCTACCCCCGCGGGTGGAGGAAATATGCCGGCTGCTTGCCCGGTTTCCCGTTCGTTACACAGTCCATGCCCCCAATCCTTTAAACCTGATGGATATTGAAAACCTATTCTGGCAAAAACAGGCTTTTAAGGAAAGCCTGGAGTTTGCTGCAGCCATTGGATCGGAGGTACTGGTTTACCACAGCGGCAGATATGTACCGGAGGAGACCTTCCACCTGCCCGGAGGTCGACAGAACCTTAGCCCGGAAGTCAGAGATGAAATGCAACGGCAGGAGCGGGAAGCGTTACTGGATCTGGCCGAAAGGGCGAAACAACTGGGGATTACCATAGCTATGGAAAATGCCCGGCCTTACCTGGATGGCAGTCCCTATTGTTATGCGGAGCACTTGTCCCTGCTGGTGGAACAGGTGAAGGCTATCGGTCATCCCCAGGTGGGCATAACTCTGGATGTAGGTCATGCATATCTATCGGCCCGGCATTATGGCTTTGATTTCCTGGGAGCCGTGGCCCTGGCTGCTCCATACGTACGTCACGTGCACCTGCACGATAACTTCGGCCGGATTTCCGGTTCGCTGGAAAAGAAACAGGCTGAGTTGATGGCCGCCGGCCGGGGGGATCTGCACCTGCCCATCGGTTTGGGTGAAATCCCGGTCGCTGACGTACTTGCTTTATTACGGGATTACTCCGGTGTGATAATACACGAAATTCGCCCCCGTTACCGGGAGTGGGCCGGGACGGCTCTGGAACGGGGGCGGCAGCTGGTGGCCTGTTGTTATTAG
- a CDS encoding type 1 glutamine amidotransferase, translating to MRALVVQNVTIEGPGLLQPAMEKEGWQLDIRVMDQPGAHLPASLDGYGALVILGGPMNVYEEESYPYLRQVDQLIKEAIQKSLPVLGICLGGQLIAKALGAPVVRNPVPEIGWYKLRLTADGLKSPLFAGLPAEFFVFQWHGDTFALPPGVSHLAASKDCVNQAFSLGRHIFALQFHLEVNPEIINTWAEAYADELEEYGGPGAAGRLVQETAAIWEEYRRVAGQFLTNWVSILSRH from the coding sequence TTGCGAGCGCTGGTAGTACAAAATGTGACCATTGAAGGGCCGGGTCTTTTGCAGCCGGCTATGGAGAAAGAGGGCTGGCAGCTTGATATACGGGTGATGGATCAACCGGGGGCACACTTGCCCGCCTCTTTAGATGGCTATGGCGCCCTGGTAATCCTGGGCGGCCCGATGAACGTCTATGAAGAGGAGTCCTACCCTTATTTAAGGCAAGTTGATCAACTGATTAAAGAAGCAATCCAAAAAAGTTTACCCGTGCTGGGTATCTGTCTTGGCGGTCAGCTGATTGCCAAGGCCCTGGGTGCACCTGTTGTCCGCAACCCGGTTCCGGAGATCGGCTGGTATAAACTCCGGCTTACCGCCGACGGTTTGAAGTCGCCCCTGTTTGCCGGTTTGCCCGCAGAATTTTTTGTCTTCCAGTGGCACGGCGACACCTTTGCCCTGCCTCCCGGGGTTTCCCACCTGGCTGCCAGCAAGGATTGTGTTAACCAGGCCTTTTCTTTAGGGCGGCACATTTTTGCCCTGCAGTTTCATCTGGAGGTAAACCCGGAGATAATTAATACCTGGGCCGAAGCTTATGCCGATGAATTGGAAGAATACGGCGGCCCCGGTGCTGCCGGCCGCCTGGTGCAGGAGACCGCGGCAATCTGGGAGGAATACCGGCGGGTGGCCGGGCAATTTCTGACTAACTGGGTGTCTATTTTGTCGAGGCACTAA
- a CDS encoding O-acetyl-ADP-ribose deacetylase, with protein sequence MEVRLGSTLLRLMVGDITQQDTEAIVNAANSSLMGGGGVDGAIHRAGGPQILEECKQIVARQGSLPTGQAVITTGGNLKARYVIHTVGPIWSGGNRGEDGLLHNAYYNSLSLAREKGIRSISFPSISTGAYRFPIERAATIALKTVRDFILENDFFTEVRFVLFREDDFKIYQVAWEKLSGEAEG encoded by the coding sequence ATGGAGGTGCGTTTGGGTTCAACCTTGCTGCGCTTGATGGTGGGGGATATCACCCAGCAGGATACCGAAGCCATTGTTAATGCGGCCAATTCCAGCCTGATGGGCGGTGGGGGTGTGGACGGGGCCATTCACCGGGCCGGTGGGCCGCAGATCCTGGAGGAATGCAAGCAGATTGTGGCCCGGCAGGGCAGCTTGCCCACGGGTCAGGCGGTAATTACCACCGGCGGCAATTTGAAAGCCCGTTATGTCATCCATACCGTGGGTCCCATCTGGTCGGGGGGCAACCGGGGAGAAGACGGGTTACTGCACAATGCCTATTATAACAGCCTTTCCCTGGCCAGAGAGAAGGGTATCAGATCCATTTCCTTTCCTTCCATCAGCACCGGTGCCTACCGTTTTCCCATCGAGCGGGCGGCGACCATTGCTTTGAAAACGGTGCGGGACTTTATTTTAGAAAATGATTTCTTTACGGAAGTACGCTTTGTTCTGTTCCGTGAAGATGATTTCAAGATCTACCAGGTGGCCTGGGAAAAACTTTCCGGTGAAGCGGAAGGTTAG
- a CDS encoding ISLre2 family transposase, translating to MLNIRQIVGAVLLFIKGLIELLGSCKDFYELEKGIHELCQKVCNQIFTWALEQLDTRLMNERDRSTWRVVGFRDKTATSTFGEFPYKRRLYKNKKTGETSFFLDELLGWPERATITPRLKELAVKLSTELPFDRAAEILSYLVPGVSSMTIWQATQEVGEVLQREGQEKRAAVFEDGEAPGGKEVAPELCIEADGVIIRLQRAKQKRGEIKHIVAYEGKEQIDRDRFALKNKLVLSSLNEGEAVWEEGYAEIGGKWDLSRVQKIYIGGDGADWPKQGVEYFPGAEYRLDPYHLSKHLTEALWYDEETFRKVAAAISQGNWQETQGVLTEAAKKTRGNRKKRITKLLHYLEENWVGIVASAGAKRLGTIEGQIQHNVARRMKRLGARWTINGGDRMARILAAKANGKLDNYVLRWPVKHEKLRELAQKPVEKQKAGDVEKWLQATLPALKGPFADRPWVKYVLRELARPDFAALIG from the coding sequence ATGCTAAATATTCGCCAAATAGTGGGTGCAGTCCTTCTTTTCATTAAGGGTCTGATTGAATTACTTGGTAGTTGCAAGGACTTCTATGAACTTGAAAAAGGTATCCATGAGCTTTGTCAGAAGGTCTGCAACCAAATATTCACCTGGGCACTGGAACAGCTCGATACCCGCCTGATGAATGAACGTGACCGGAGCACCTGGAGGGTGGTTGGGTTTCGGGATAAAACAGCCACCAGCACCTTTGGGGAATTTCCCTACAAAAGGCGCCTGTACAAAAACAAGAAAACCGGGGAAACCAGCTTCTTTTTAGATGAGCTGTTGGGCTGGCCGGAGCGGGCCACGATTACCCCTCGCCTAAAAGAACTGGCTGTCAAACTAAGCACTGAGCTTCCCTTTGACCGGGCGGCGGAGATTTTGAGCTACCTTGTTCCCGGGGTAAGTTCCATGACCATCTGGCAGGCCACCCAGGAAGTAGGCGAAGTTCTCCAACGCGAAGGCCAAGAAAAAAGAGCAGCAGTTTTTGAAGACGGCGAAGCTCCCGGAGGGAAAGAAGTGGCGCCGGAGCTGTGTATTGAAGCCGACGGGGTGATAATCCGCCTGCAAAGGGCAAAGCAGAAACGAGGAGAAATCAAACACATAGTAGCTTACGAGGGGAAGGAGCAAATAGACCGGGATCGCTTCGCCCTGAAAAACAAGCTTGTATTAAGCAGCTTAAATGAAGGTGAGGCAGTCTGGGAAGAAGGTTATGCCGAGATCGGGGGGAAATGGGATTTAAGCCGGGTCCAGAAGATCTACATTGGCGGCGATGGGGCAGACTGGCCCAAGCAGGGAGTGGAATACTTCCCTGGCGCCGAATATCGCTTAGACCCATACCACCTGAGCAAGCATTTAACGGAAGCTCTCTGGTATGATGAAGAAACCTTTCGGAAAGTAGCCGCAGCTATTTCCCAGGGTAACTGGCAGGAAACCCAAGGGGTTCTAACGGAAGCAGCGAAAAAGACCCGAGGTAACCGGAAGAAAAGGATCACCAAGCTTTTGCACTATCTTGAGGAAAACTGGGTGGGGATTGTTGCCTCGGCGGGAGCAAAACGCCTGGGCACCATTGAAGGGCAGATACAACACAACGTGGCCCGGCGGATGAAACGCCTGGGAGCCCGGTGGACCATTAACGGTGGGGACCGGATGGCCCGGATTTTGGCCGCTAAGGCAAACGGGAAGCTTGATAATTATGTTTTGCGCTGGCCGGTGAAACACGAAAAGCTGAGGGAATTAGCGCAGAAGCCAGTGGAAAAACAAAAAGCCGGGGATGTGGAAAAATGGCTGCAGGCGACATTACCGGCATTAAAGGGTCCTTTTGCCGACCGGCCGTGGGTTAAGTATGTTTTACGGGAACTGGCCCGGCCAGATTTTGCTGCCCTTATTGGCTAA
- the ltrA gene encoding group II intron reverse transcriptase/maturase, producing MNPEGEKKVHSLIDKVYAPKNLRLAWERVEANRGSGGIDRVTLGEFKERLEEELHLLGEALRAGTYEPSPVRRVYIPKPGQPTKRRPLGIPTIRDRVVQQAVLNRLAPIFEPDMDDANFGYRAGRSTKDALGKVWREIQQGNEWIVDADLTDFFGTVDHEKLLFLVARRVSDGRVLSLIRQFLAAGYMEEGKYHPTEQGTPQGGVISPLLSNVLLTPFDREMRHRGYNLTRYADDWVVTCRSRRQAEKALKTATEILRTLGVALNPTKTRIVHIRQGFEFLGFKIKQGSSPLRLKPDKIVTSARSYSLYAYPSEKSLQRFKENVRALTRRKAPGNERQLIEQLNPLLRGWGEYYKKAHVRRLFNRLDRWIIRRLWSHRHKRWRNSGWKTLPASKLYGEYGLVNLVSLIPSIRSSRMRTSS from the coding sequence ATCAATCCAGAGGGCGAAAAGAAGGTTCACTCTTTGATAGACAAGGTGTACGCCCCAAAGAATCTGCGACTGGCGTGGGAGCGGGTAGAGGCGAACCGAGGCAGTGGTGGTATTGATCGGGTGACGCTGGGGGAATTCAAGGAACGCCTGGAAGAAGAACTCCACCTCCTGGGAGAGGCTCTAAGGGCAGGTACCTATGAACCCTCGCCGGTGCGCCGGGTCTATATCCCGAAACCGGGTCAACCGACCAAAAGACGTCCTCTCGGGATACCCACTATTCGTGATCGGGTAGTTCAACAGGCGGTGCTGAATCGACTAGCACCGATTTTCGAGCCGGACATGGACGATGCCAACTTTGGGTATCGCGCTGGACGCTCGACTAAGGATGCGCTCGGGAAAGTGTGGCGGGAGATACAGCAAGGAAACGAGTGGATCGTCGACGCCGACCTAACGGACTTCTTTGGCACGGTCGACCACGAGAAGCTACTGTTTCTGGTGGCCAGGAGGGTCTCGGATGGCAGGGTTCTGTCCCTCATTCGGCAGTTCCTTGCGGCGGGCTATATGGAGGAAGGGAAGTACCACCCGACCGAGCAAGGTACACCCCAAGGTGGAGTTATATCACCCCTCCTAAGCAACGTTCTCCTGACCCCATTTGACCGAGAGATGAGGCACCGGGGCTACAATCTCACGAGGTATGCGGATGACTGGGTGGTGACATGCCGAAGCCGCAGACAGGCAGAGAAGGCCCTTAAGACCGCCACGGAGATCCTGCGGACCTTGGGAGTTGCGCTCAACCCGACCAAGACCAGGATTGTCCATATCCGGCAAGGTTTCGAGTTCCTGGGTTTCAAGATAAAGCAGGGATCGAGCCCGCTACGGCTCAAGCCCGATAAGATCGTGACGTCGGCAAGGAGCTATAGCCTGTACGCCTATCCTTCTGAAAAAAGCCTCCAACGATTCAAAGAGAACGTGCGAGCGCTCACTAGGAGGAAGGCACCCGGGAACGAGAGGCAGCTTATTGAGCAACTCAACCCTCTGTTGCGAGGGTGGGGAGAGTATTACAAGAAGGCGCATGTGCGTCGGCTGTTCAATCGCCTGGATCGCTGGATTATCCGACGGCTCTGGTCACATCGACATAAACGGTGGCGGAACAGTGGTTGGAAGACTCTCCCTGCCTCGAAGCTCTACGGCGAATACGGTCTCGTTAACCTTGTCTCTCTCATTCCTTCGATTCGCTCCTCTCGAATGAGGACGTCTTCTTGA